Proteins co-encoded in one Kocuria flava genomic window:
- the narJ gene encoding nitrate reductase molybdenum cofactor assembly chaperone: MGLLEKLLGKAGPGTVDPGAYTDDRPRRSAVARQAAAVLLGYPDHELLQMLPTLHAALQEVGAPVTEVEELFAWFTARPLEQVQADYVQEFDLSRRHSLHLTYWTDGDTRRRGEALAAFKQVYRSHGAELDESELPDYLPLVLEFTAKVSPEDGYELLQRYRPSLELLRLSLRDDHLPHRGAVALVCSTLPGVSPEDRDAVMRMAGYGPPTESVGLDPYDPRLLPVTERNSP; this comes from the coding sequence ATGGGACTGCTGGAGAAGCTGCTCGGCAAGGCCGGCCCTGGCACGGTCGATCCCGGTGCGTACACCGACGACCGTCCCCGGCGCAGTGCGGTGGCCCGGCAGGCGGCCGCCGTCCTGCTGGGCTACCCGGATCACGAGCTCCTGCAGATGTTGCCGACCCTGCACGCAGCGCTCCAGGAAGTCGGAGCACCGGTCACGGAGGTCGAGGAGCTGTTCGCCTGGTTCACCGCCCGGCCCCTGGAGCAGGTGCAGGCCGACTACGTCCAGGAGTTCGACCTCTCCCGACGGCACAGCCTGCACCTGACCTACTGGACCGACGGGGACACCCGCCGCCGCGGGGAAGCCCTGGCGGCGTTCAAGCAGGTCTACCGCTCCCACGGAGCCGAACTCGACGAGTCCGAGCTCCCGGACTACCTGCCGCTCGTGCTGGAATTCACCGCCAAGGTCTCCCCCGAGGACGGCTACGAACTGCTGCAGCGCTACCGCCCGTCCCTGGAGCTGCTACGGCTGTCGCTGCGCGACGACCACCTGCCCCACCGCGGCGCCGTCGCCCTCGTCTGCTCCACCCTGCCCGGAGTCTCTCCCGAGGACCGCGACGCCGTGATGCGCATGGCCGGATACGGCCCACCCACCGAGTCCGTGGGCCTTGACCCCTACGACCCCCGGCTGCTGCCCGTCACCGAAAGGAACAGCCCATGA
- the narH gene encoding nitrate reductase subunit beta, translating to MRVMAQVAMVMALDKCIGCHTCSVTCKQAWTNRAGTEYVWFNNVETRPGQGYPRRYEDQEKWKGGWELNRRGNLKLKSGGRWAKLAGLFASPVQPELNDYYEPWTYDYENLINAPAGEDFPVARPKSLITGDDMKITWSANWDDNLGGAPEMGHLDPVVEKVRRESEERIRFEFEQTFAFYLPRICEHCLNPSCMASCPSGAIYKRAEDGIVLVDQDRCRGWRQCVTGCPYKKMYYNHKSGKAEKCTFCYPRIEVGIPTVCAETCVGRLRYIGILLYDADRVTEAAATPDERDLYEAQLDLMLDPHDPEVIAAARAEGIPEDWLDAARRSPVHTLAKELRVALPLHPEYRTMPMVWYVPPLSPVVDLLKDQGHDGEDAGNLFGAIESLRIPVEYLAELFTAGDTQVVTDVLRKLAAMRSYMRDIALGDEPDEAIATAVGMTGAGIRKMYRLMAIAKYDERYVIPSAHLEEAHNLEEIGCSLDVDGGPGMGQTGVFGEASGRPMPVAAENFAALQARQRGEDPTGNEALAGRVNLLNWDGRGAPQGLFPPRDGNGAS from the coding sequence ATGCGAGTCATGGCCCAGGTCGCCATGGTGATGGCGCTCGACAAGTGCATCGGGTGCCACACCTGTTCGGTGACGTGCAAACAGGCGTGGACCAACCGCGCCGGCACCGAGTACGTGTGGTTCAACAACGTGGAGACCCGTCCCGGGCAGGGCTATCCCCGCCGGTACGAGGACCAGGAGAAGTGGAAGGGCGGCTGGGAGCTCAACCGCCGCGGCAACCTCAAGCTGAAGTCCGGTGGGCGGTGGGCGAAGCTGGCAGGATTGTTCGCCAGTCCCGTCCAGCCCGAGCTCAACGACTACTACGAGCCGTGGACCTACGACTACGAGAACCTCATCAACGCCCCCGCGGGCGAGGACTTCCCCGTGGCCCGGCCCAAGTCCCTGATCACCGGCGACGACATGAAGATCACCTGGTCGGCCAACTGGGACGACAACCTCGGCGGCGCCCCCGAGATGGGTCACCTCGACCCGGTGGTCGAGAAGGTCCGGCGGGAGTCCGAGGAGCGGATCCGGTTCGAGTTCGAGCAGACCTTCGCGTTCTACCTCCCGCGCATCTGCGAGCACTGCCTCAACCCCTCCTGCATGGCCTCCTGCCCCTCCGGGGCGATCTACAAGCGGGCCGAGGACGGGATCGTGCTCGTGGACCAGGACCGGTGCCGCGGCTGGCGCCAGTGCGTCACCGGCTGCCCGTACAAGAAGATGTACTACAACCACAAGTCCGGCAAGGCCGAGAAGTGCACCTTCTGCTACCCCCGCATCGAGGTGGGCATCCCCACCGTGTGCGCGGAGACGTGCGTGGGCCGGCTGCGCTACATCGGGATCCTGCTCTACGACGCCGACCGCGTCACCGAGGCCGCCGCGACCCCGGACGAGCGCGACCTCTACGAGGCGCAGCTGGACCTGATGCTCGACCCGCACGACCCGGAGGTGATCGCCGCGGCCCGGGCCGAGGGCATCCCCGAGGACTGGCTCGACGCCGCCCGCCGCTCCCCGGTCCACACCCTGGCCAAGGAGCTGCGGGTCGCCCTGCCCCTGCACCCCGAGTACCGCACGATGCCCATGGTCTGGTACGTCCCGCCGCTGTCCCCGGTCGTGGACCTGCTCAAGGACCAGGGCCACGACGGCGAGGACGCGGGCAACCTCTTCGGCGCCATCGAGTCCCTGCGCATCCCGGTGGAGTACCTCGCCGAGCTGTTCACCGCGGGGGACACGCAGGTCGTCACGGACGTGCTGCGCAAGCTCGCCGCGATGCGCTCCTACATGCGCGACATCGCCCTCGGCGACGAGCCCGACGAGGCGATCGCCACCGCCGTGGGCATGACCGGGGCCGGGATCCGGAAGATGTACCGGCTGATGGCGATCGCCAAGTACGACGAGCGCTACGTCATCCCCTCCGCCCACCTCGAGGAGGCCCACAACCTCGAGGAGATCGGCTGCTCCCTCGACGTCGACGGCGGGCCCGGGATGGGCCAGACCGGTGTGTTCGGGGAGGCCTCCGGCCGGCCCATGCCCGTGGCCGCCGAGAACTTCGCCGCCCTCCAGGCCCGTCAGCGCGGCGAGGACCCCACGGGCAACGAGGCCCTCGCCGGGCGGGTGAACCTGCTCAACTGGGACGGCCGCGGCGCCCCGCAAGGGTTGTTCCCGCCCCGTGACGGAAACGGGGCCAGCTGA